In one window of Nicotiana tabacum cultivar K326 chromosome 12, ASM71507v2, whole genome shotgun sequence DNA:
- the LOC107810472 gene encoding uncharacterized protein LOC107810472 yields MVSFHTTQVPTQRNVFPNIEDLSKKRKWDDELKAEDQISYEKPQKAKTMTSLFGTQLHLETPLPLEWQRCLDIKSGHIYFYNTRTQKRTSRDPRLSTTPEPPTPVHMSLDLELNLLPCGSLEKTQNSYFIGNNKNSDTKKNSTEAQGLITRSPSWLTFDVDQQEMVTAVCKKCHMLVMMSTSLPTCPNCKFVNPPDETPPTLFKRRLSSF; encoded by the exons ATGGTTTCCTTTCACACAACTCAGGTTCCAACACAAAGAAATGTTTTTCCAAATATAGAAGATTTGTCTAAGAAGAGAAAATGGGACGATGAACTCAAAGCAGAAGATCAAATCTCTTATGAAAAGCCACAGAAAGCCAAGACTATGACATCTTTATTCGGCACTCAGCTGCATCTCGAGACTCCACTGCCTTTGGAGTGGCAAAGATGTCTCGATATTAAG TCTGGACATATTTACTTCTACAATACAAGGACACAAAAGAGGACATCAAGAGATCCAAGACTGAGTACTACTCCTGAGCCACCAACTCCAGTGCATATGAGTTTAGACCTTGAACTCAACTTATTACCATGTGGATCACTAGAAAAAACCCAAAATTCCTATTTCATTGGTAATAACAAGAACTCAGACACAAAAAAGAATAGTACTGAGGCTCAGGGTTTGATCACTCGTTCTCCCTCTTGGCTAACATTTGACGTGGATCAACAAGAGATGGTCACTGCAGTTTGCAAGAAATGTCATATGTTAGTAATGATGTCCACATCTTTACCAACATGTCCAAATTGCAAATTTGTCAATCCACCAGATGAAACCCCTCCTACCCTTTTCAAGAGAAGGCTAAGCTCTTTTTGA